The segment TGAGACATGCTGTCACCAGCCAGGGCACCTCCAGAAGGTTAAAGTCTGATCTGGGAagggctctgccaggctggcaaAGTAGGTCAAAATTAAGTACGGTTCAGTTGCGATGCAGGATGCAGCGTGACTGATGtctgtgctcccagggctggatggCATCCGCCCTGCAGAGCATCTCTGTCTCCTGAGAGGAGCAAGGCTCTCTGCCAGTTTTGCACGTTTGAGAGGAGGTTATCTGAGGTCTCCATCAGCACAGAGGGATGGGCAGTGTCAAGGTCAAGTGGTGGGCTGATAAGAGGTCAGGTCATAGTAAATAGCCTGGAAATGATGAAAACTCGGTGCTTTCCTCAAAGGCAGGGTTGGTTATCACCAGGAAACAGGAAGGTTGGGAGCAATGAAGTAGCTCCCCccagaaggggaagagaaaaatgatGCTAGGGCAGAACCTGACACTGGTTCAGGGGACAGGaaggcacagaggtgacagcCACACGAAGGTTatgggcacagggagaggctcAAGCCttgcagtggcagcagagaggggaaGTGGCTGCCACAGGAGCCACCAGCACTTAGAGAAGATGTCTTTTGTCCCAGCGTAGTTTAAGGCAAAGACTTCTTGTGAGCTATGTGCTTTAGGGGGTGGCTTTAGATAAACCCTTTCCAAAGAAGGGCAAAGGATGTCTGCAGGTAAAGGTCAGATCTGTGTTAGCAGTGTAAATGCTCTCAAAACTCCCTTCTCCCCCTCAGGACCAGCAGATCCAATCtgggctcctgccccagcatttttcctctctgtctgTCACAGCCATGACACAACACTCGCCACACAGCCGTGCCCATGGTCACCCTCcagcccagcacacacacaggcagCCAAAGTGgctgcttttctctcccctgtttGTTGCAGCCCATGTGGTTCACACCCGGCAGCCGGGATTTATGTGGGATGGTGGGGAGGTTCCATGGAAATGGAGAATCCTGGAGCCAGGCCCTGTCTCCAGGTCTGAGCAGGGATATGTAGGCAGGAGCACAAAGGTTgtgaggggacaggagggtggGGGGCAGACCAGCCACTGTAGTGGTGACCGGGGGCtggtgccaggagcaggagggcagggtgAGGTGCCGTGCTTGAGGAAAGGGTTCAGGGAGCCCTGCTGGCCCCCAGGGGGTGAAGTTTTCTTGCCCTGGCGATGCTTCTCTGCTGTCAGTGGCATCCTAGAAAAGTCCTGTCTTGTGTCAGTGCCTGCTTCAAACAGTCTGTCCATTGTAACCCTCACCAACAATCCCATGGAGGTGAGGGCTGTGCAAGGGAACAAAACCCGCTCTGTCTCGGAGCTGACGGACGCCAGAGTTGGGGTTTCAGTCTCttgattgctgctgctgcagagtcagaaaaaccaaggaaaagccACAGAGGGGGTTAGGCTGCTGGTCCTGTTACTTGGTGATGTTCCTGGAAAGTTTTGCTGCAGCCTGCCCAGCAAGGATGTGATCAGCAGTGAGGGTCCAGATAAAGAATCCAAGCAACATCCTGTGCTTGCGCTTTGGTGTCCAAGGCAAGAGGGCTCCAGGCCTGTTCCTGACAGTGCTGAGTAAGCGGAGTTTGGCTGCTGAGGAGCTACAAAGGGTTTGGATGTTCTTCCCCTGCTTGGTTCCAGACAGAGCGGTGCAtgcctccctctgctcccctgaTGTCATCACCCACACCAGCAGCAAACCCCGCTCTCCCGCACCCCTGAGCTGAGCCTGGGCCCTCAGCTGTCCCACCAGCCTGTTTCAGGGCCACTGTCGAGAGCCAGGAAAGGGCAGGGAGTTTTGGGGCACGAGCCAGAGCGTAGCATATGGCCAAGTGACCTGCCAAAGGCACGGGAGTGGGATGTGTCCCAGATAAGGGACTGCAGTGACACGGCATGAGGATGCTCGGTCCAAGCACTGCCCCTTATGCTGATGTCCCTGAGAGGAGGAGTGCTTTGACTGCACGATTTTCTGCTGGGATTGGAGTGCCAgagagctgggggagggaggtCATGGGGCTTGTTGGGTGCTTGTGACCAGGCACGAGACCCCTGAGCACGGTGCTGCACAGCTTTTCCGGCTTCCCAGGCATTAGTGACTTGTGTGGTCAGATCTGTAACGCAGCCTAGGACACACGGGCTCCCTCTGGTCCCTTTTATTAAAACAGACCCCTGATTTAAAGCACTGCAGCACTTGGGAGAACTCAGGACTGTTGTTTAATACCAAACAACTCTTCCCGGTGATGCACCTGGGCTGTAAAATTTGCCccaaagcagaggaaggaatgGGTGCTGTGTGCTTTGCTGCCAGTGAGAGCAACTCCATTCTCCAGGCAAATCCCCTCTGGAAGCTTGAGGCAGTGAGAAAAGCCCAAACAATGGCAAACTGTTGAACTCCCACTGCTTCCTATTAGTCCTGTCCCAGATGGAGACAGGGTTACTGCACCCTCCTGGATCtgcagctccgtgcccaggtGACAGGGACATTCCTGCCAGAGCAGCCCTCTACCTGGCAGGTGGGCTGGATGGAAGGCACGGGGAGACAGAAGGGAAAGTGCCACCAATGTCTCTCCGTAGATAAGAGACAAGTGtcatgttttcttctaaaatggGGTAGCTGTGTTATGCTAAAAACAGCCAAACGCTGAGGAGGTAGAGGAGGCGAAGCAGATTTTcaaggggaggagaagcagcttttCCCTAAACAAGGGAACAGAAGGGCTTtaggagcagcaccagccctgcatgtgcccctccagcagctccagggctggccctgcctcATGACCGGCTCCTTCTCATCCTACGAGTAGCTAAAAGGGGAAATTATAGAGCACCCCGGGGGAAGGCACTATCCTTCAGATGCCACTGAAGGCTCGAAGCCTCTCCTCAAGTGTGCCATGTCCCTCCGTGGGCTggctcccccccctccccaccagcaTGTTGGGCACGTGATGGGGACACAGGCAGTGTCAGCGAGGAGGAACAAGTAGGGCAGTGAAATGTAATCCAGCATGTGGGGACATCAAAAATCAAGTAGAACCTTTAAGGCTGAAGCTTTCCACTGCTGAAAGTCCGAGTGTAATTTGTCATCCCCCCCccaaaagagatggaaaagagggGGTGAGGGGGAGCCCTCATGGCAAAACTTGCCAGTGAATCGAGCCCGAGCAGGGGTACTTTCAGAAACAgcagtttctgtattttcctgcaAAGAGCAACTCCGCTCCCCTTCTTTTCCAAGGATCAGTAGAGGATGGCTCAGACACGCAGAGCAGCCCTTCTCGCGGGGAAGGACGCGGTGCCTCGCCAATAGCCATGTCTTCCCCGGCGTCACCTCTCCGTGCCCGGCTCCCACCGCGAGCATCCCTGGAGGCGCCGCTGCCCCGGCGCTCGCCCGCGGGGACTCGCCGTCCCTTCCCGGCTCTCAGCGGCGGGGATGCCCGGCCCGAATCCCCGCCGCGTGCCCTTGGCTGATCCCGCTGGGAGCGCATCTCGCCGGGAACGAGCccgcaagtaccaccgcgaacgtGACCGCGGCGAGCCGGCTCTGGGGGAGCCGGGGATGCGGGGAGAGCCGAGGGCAGGCGCCAGCGGCGCCTAAACCCGCGCTGTTCTCACGGAGCCGCGCACCCACGCACCGACCCTTCCCCGGGCGGGACGCGCCGCGACCCCCGCgggaggatggggagaggggGTGATGGATGGAGCGCGGTGGACGGAGACCCTCCGGGGGGGGGGCGAGCCGCGCGCGTGTCCCCCTCCCCACGGCCGGTGCGGGCTCACCTGTCCGTACACCTGGATGGGCtcgggcgggcgcggcgcggcgcggcggccccgcgggggctctgcgggggctgcgggggccggcggggcgcggagcagcagcagcggcgaGCGGGAGCCCGCGGCcgccggcagcagcagcagcagcggcagcagcggcagcagccggcgggggagcggagcggcccggccggccccgccagAGCTCCGTGTCGCCATGTTCGtgccgccggggccgggcggagcggagcggggccgggaggagcggagccgagccgagccgggcGGAGCGGcagccgcgccgccgcccggaGAGAATGTGCATGGGCAGCGCTGCCGCTgcgagccccccccccctcctccgcCGCTCCCCGCGGGCACGGATGCTCGGGCCCCCTCCCCTCTTCTCcgctccttcttcttctccctcttcctattttcctccctctcgttccttttctctctctccggAGGATGCTCGGGTGCCCGTCGAGATGGAGTGAAATAAGTTCAAGTGAATTTCTGTGAAATGGAGTAAAGTGGAATGAAGCAGCCAGAAATCGAGTCAAAGGGAGCAAGAGGGAATGGAAGGAAACTGTGTTGAAGTCAATGAAGCTGTTTAAGGGGGTGTGGAGTGACAGGGCAAAGGGGAAAGGCTTCAAACTGGTAAAGAGTAGGGTTAGATgggatgttaggaagaaattcttccctgtgagggtggtgaggccttggcacagggtgcccagagcagctgtggctgccccatgcctggaagtgtccaaggccatgttggacagagcttggggcaacctgggatagtgggaggtgtccctgcccatggcagagggttgaactggatgggctttaatgtcctttccaacccaaaccattctgggattctataaaataaactcaaataaaataaaagcactgcagctgcttctctctGGGGGAGGAGTGAGGTTTTCCCCAAAAAAGCCGAGCCgcatttttcctcccccttACATCCTGCAGGTGTGTCCCCCAGCCCGGGGTGGGGGCCTAAAACACCCCAGGACTGGTGGGAAGTGGCGGAATTGTCCGGGCTGAGGTTTGATGGAATCACAGTGGTGTGAACCATAAAATCATGGTAATGGGGGTTCAGGTCCTTGCTGCTGAGTGTGATGAAGAGCTAAGTCCACTTCTGGATGGGAAGGTGAAGGTGTGGATGGATGTCAAGTGGAAAAGGTGCAAATTATTTCTCAGGTTTTTGTGACAGAGCATCCCCATGGTACGATTCTGGCAGCCCTCCAGAAGCCTTTATCTCAATTTCCGCCATCTTCTTACCTGGGCAGAGTTGGGAAGGTGAGCGAGACATGGTGGGAGTGGGAAGCCAGAGACCCTCAGGGTCTCTCCAGGGCTTTCTGCCACCTCTCCCACCCATGGGGGTGGGTTTGAGCTGTGCCAGTGGCTGTGTGCTTCCCATAAAACACTGGCATAGGTGACATGCCCATAACTCACTGGTGCAGGAGATGATGCTTGGTTGGTTatgcagggacagcacaggacTGATGCCAGTGGCCATGACTCTGATTTACTGGGGCAGCTCAAAGTGCTGGACTCCCAGGTGTGGGGATTCCCCTGGTTCTGCTCCCCTGGTCACCGTGCATCCCTTTCAGAATGCAGCTTGTTCCATCCCTGCCTGGGGCTCGTGGGTGTTCTGGGTGTTCCAGCGCAGGGGTGGGAAGGCGGGGCGAGGATTTGAGGCAGGAGACTCAAATGACACTGGGAGATGACAGGAAAGTGGAGCTGTGCTTGTTGCTCAGCCCCAAATTGTCTCTCTTAAGCCAGGGGTGGTTTTTATGGGCATGATTTTGCTGCTAAGAAAAGGCTCTGGCCTCTTGTGTCTCCGAGGTGCTGAGAACAGACTGATGGCTTTCAACCCCTCTGCCTCACATGCTGTGCACCATTCCAGCATTTCCATCAAGGAAAATGGATGTGGCCCAGCAGTGAAGGCATGGGAGCCTATAAATCCCATGGACAGCCCCGAGGCAGTCTGGCTCCCCCTTATTTCACTTGCCTTAACAGCAGGAACATTGTTCAGAGCTTTCCCCGAGGTGCTTTCACTTAGAAACCCAGTTAGTGTGTTTCAATTATCGGGTCAATACAATTATAAGCCCTCCTAATAAAGCTTTTAGAGGTCTTGACTCAGGGTAATGTCCCCCTGGAGGACAGGAGGTCACCGTGGGTATGGGCAGAGTCAGTGAGGGAGTCTCACTGTGTGGGAATCCCTGTAGCCAGTTGCTCTCTGGGCCAGATGTGGTGGGCAGGTGAGAAGGACTCAGAAAGGACCTGGAGATGAGGAATAGAATAAGAAATAGGAGGAAATGAGGAACTGCCTTTGCTGAGGTGCTAAATGGAGGAAAATGGTGTGGGGCAGTTTGctgtccctctcccagcccttgtGTCACGCTTCTTGCAGGGTCCAAGaagggtccctgtccccctgtggGCTCCCTgtggtggcacagggagagAGCTTTAGCCAGGAGCTCCTGGGTGACCCCAGCCCTGGTAAATGCTCACAGATGAATGGCTCTTTCTTTGTGCAGGGAAACACACATTTCCCTTGCCaaggtattttttgtttcttgagaAGAGACGTaaaggggagaggggaacaGTGCAGAGTTTATTTTAAGGCCCATCTGgatttcatcagcagcaaaagctGTGAACTCCAAGAGCAAGGCAAGGAGCCCCTGGCCCCCtggttttccttcccctcttcctCGAGACCTTTCCCTGTCTCAGCTTTAGAGGTCCCAGAGGGTTTAGGGGACTGAGGGGCTGCAACAGCCACTCCCCACAAAGCCTCACTGAGACAGCAAAGCTGCTTAAAGGAACCATTGCTTGTTGCTGGAGATGAGTCAGGGAGCAAAAGAGGGATGCCAGGGACAAGAACCAAAGACATCACCCCATTCATGGCCTTGGTCTCAGAGCCTTCCTCAGAGGATGATGATGGTTGTAGGGTttcctgcagggctcagggctgTGTCAGAGGCACCCGGTTGTTGCATTCACACCCCAGGGGTCACTTTGTGTGCTGGGGTCTCTCTCAGGAGGATGTTCAGTGTGTGGTACGAATGTGCCCTGCCCTGATGTGTGGCAGAGCATCGTGTGGGGGCtgaaaggagggaagaaaatgcCCCGTGTGGGGTGGGACAGGGAAGATGTTGCAACAAATCAGCAGCAAAGGCTCCGGTGTCAGGAAAAACGTGGGGAATGGGCTCATGGAACGGGCGCAGGGACACCCCGTGTGTGTCCTGTAAGAGAAGCAGCGGcaaagctgctcctgccccacacTGGGGgaacgaggaggaggaggaggaggaagggcatCCACGCaggtgcagctccagggatggctGTCGTGAGCAACATCCCCATCTTGTGGCAACAGCAGCATcaggggagcagagccagagctgctgctctccgcGCTACAGTGCCCCAAGGCCACCGCGGGGGACGCGTCCTGTGCCGGCAGCCTTGTGTGACCGGCAGGACACGCTCTCCCTGTCCCCGGGCTTTGGGGTACTGCAGATCCATCCCGGTGGGAATGCCAGGTGCCCAGCATTAGGACCGTGGGAGGGTGCACTGGGCACCAGGAGTGATGGAATTTCATCCATTGGATTTTACTTCCCTGCAAGGACCCAGCTGCCGAGGGTCAGTGTCTGTCCCGAAGCTGCCCAGGATGGGGTGCCCAGGCATTAGGCTCAGCAAAGGTGAAAGGATGGGGTGATGAGAAGCCTGGGGCTCTTCCCAAGGGCCTCATGTGGATTGGGAGTCAGGCCCGTGGCTGGCCAAGGTCAGTGATGTTGTCACCGTGTTTGATCGGGGCCCTGGGCAGCGCTCCAGGCCCCAGGTTAATCAGCAAACAGAGGTCAGGGGTCCTGTCCAGGTGGGGAGAGCGAGTTGGGATGGGCAGATGAAAGTAGAGCATGGCCCAGGCGGGGCACTGTGCTGGCAGGACGTGGGACAGGTGTCCCTTGTGCTCACCAGGTGCCACATGGTGCGGTGGTGTGGCCTCGGGCCActcctgcctggggacagcagagacTGGGTGGGGAGCACAGGGGCTGTCACCACAGCAAGGCACTCAAAGAAGGGCCTCTGTGCCCAGTAAGGGCAGCAGGGCTCCAGTGACTGGTGAAACTGGGGGACCAGGGGATGGGAAAGCACAAGTGTCACTGGGACGTGGTTAACCTAAGGAGGTTTGGGGGACTGGAGGTGGCTCTGGCCACTCCAACTGTATTTTCCCCATCCTCTGCTGTTTTAGCCCAAAtttgctgccagcacagcccaggtcTGTGACAAACCCCTCATGGGTGCTGTAGGGCAGAAACAGGCTGCCCCAGGAGGCTTTGCAGGAGCCAGGGAGAAGGGACCAAACAGTAGCCAAGTTGGCAATTGAGATTTATTGAATGTGGGTCAACCCCAAAGGTGGGGTGACCAAATTTCAGCAGGAAACACACAGGCCCTCAAGGGGGGAGCCCTCGAGTGAGGAGAAGCCCCTGCCCCTCACATCTGGGTGCCtgttcctcctcccttccccctcagAGTTCTCAGGAAGctgaagggacccacaagacTCAAAGTACACCTCTGTCCTACAGGCATTGATGTTTCCATGGGACATCCCCGGGCAAGAGGAAGGAGGTTGAGTGCAAGAAGTCCCACCAAGGGAGCCATCAGGAGAAGCCGCACCACCTCCAAAAGgtaaggtttttttccaaaatacagcTCGTCCCGATGGACACCACGATGGGAGCAATGAATCATCGACAAAGGGGCGCAGCAGACAAATGAAGACCCTGCCACGAGTCATGGTAATTTGTGCCACGTTACTGTTCTATTTGTGCCATGTTACTCTTCTGGTAAAGCATCAGCACAGCACTAAAGCAGCGCAGGAACCTTAGCAGAGATCcaaagggagctgggaggggaagcAGTAGGAAAAACAGGGCAGACCTGTGGTGTGGAGCGAAGCCGGACGCCGCCGTTTTGGGATCGGGGCAGGTCGGACGCTCACCAAAAATCACCTCACGCTGGTCACATCATCAGGGACAGGGGCTCTTTGTCCGTGGAAAACAGTCTTGGGTGGCTGGTGAGGGATGGGACAAGATCCAGCCAGAGAAGGGACACACTTGGAGGAAGCCTACTCGGTCTTGGAGGCCGCGACGCCGTTGGACGCTCCCTGGTCTTTCTTAGAGGCCGCGACGCCGTTGGACGCTCCCGAGTCTTTCTCTCGGAGCTTGCGCAAGTAATCGTGGGGGCCTTTGCCCTCGAAGGATGTGGGGCTCTTGTAGGAACCCCCAATCTTGTCCCAGAGGGTGAAATACTGCCCGTAGTTGTAGTCGAAGTACAGGTGGTGGTCGGTGTGGTGGGCAGAGCCGTTGATGACGTGCCGCAGCAGCCGCGGCACGCGGTAGTCGCCGTCGTGGATGGAGATGGTCCAGACATTGACGAAGATGTAGAGGCCCAGGTAGGTGACTTTGTgcagggggaagaggaaggggtaCACGTGGTAGGGCAGGCTCTGCATGAAGCCGTCCACGGGGTGGAAGGCGTGGCTGGCGAAGGGCGTGGCGATCTTCCACAGGTGGTGGGGCTTGTGGAAGCGCTGCGGGGACAGGGGGCTGTCAGTCGGGGTGGACCCTTTCAGGGGGTCCTCCAGGCAGATTCACAGCCCCAGGGGATGCTTTTTGGGCCATCACCACCCAAACTGAGCAGGGGACATGAGCCCTAAAGGGCTCTCAGCTCCCATCACATGGTGACACCTGGTTCAGCCATTCCCACCCGAGCATGCATTCCCTGGGAGGAGCATCTTGGACAGGTCCCCCAGAGTGGGACAAGGACTCTTGTCCAGAGCCCCTCGTCCTGTCCCATACCTTATAGAACAGCTTGTGGTGGAGACCACGGTGTATCCAGTAGATGCCCATGTCggtgaagaagaggaaggacagCATGCTGAGGAACACACCAGACCAGcctggggggagggggacaggggTGTTAGAGGTGGCACATGTGGGCATCAGGAGGCTGTAAGGGCCTCCACAATGGTCCTCATGGTGGGAGACATATCTGAGTCGTGTCAGGTTCTGCCCCACTGAGGTGAGAGCGTCAGGCTTTCCCCTGTGACTCAGGGCAAGTGAGTCAGGTTtcactgggagtcactgggagccatgcccagggaagggagggatctCTTTGGTGGAGGGAGGAGTGTGTCAAGCAGGGGGACACAACTCCCAGTGAGGGTGTATGGGTGCCTGCCCTAAAGAGAACTTGGGATTTTGGCTGATAGCCTGGGACAGGATGTACCCAGGAGGATTTCTTGGGGTCATCATTGGGAGAAATgggggctgagggaggtggCCCAGGTGGGGAGAGGGTGctgccgtggcagggggtgcagGGAGGTCACTCACCATAAGGGGAGTCCTCGATGTTGTCGTAGAGTTTGCTGTAGCCCCGCACCTCGGCGAAGAACAGGGCGACAGTGGGGACGCTGATCCAGGGCAGGGAGCGCAGGGCGTAGGCGATCTCCCGGCTCACCTGGTTCTGTGGGGCACGGCAAGAGGGAtcaggggcacaggggacaTCTGAGAGCCCCAGTGCTCCTCATGAGGCAGAGAAGGATGGCATCATGGCCACCCCTTTGTCGTGGCATCCGTGCCATGGTGTGGGATGCAGCGTGCTGCTCATTTGGGGACAGCTGTGCTTGGGGCAGGGCTCACACTGGGTTGTGGCACTTGTGTCTGGTCAGGGATGGTCAAGGGCAACAGCAGGCTGAGAGGGCTGGTTGTGACAGTAGGGACAGCCTGTGCCACAACACTGGCACGTGACATTTGGAGTGGACAGGAGGATGGCGAGGGGGATGCTGCCACGACCCCTGGGCGAGGAGTCCCCAGGGTGCACCCACCTCCAGGAACTGGGGATGCTTCTTGAGCTCGTGGTCGAAGATGAAGTAGTAGCTGAGGGTGCCAAAGAGCAGGTAGAGGGCGAGGGCCCCCAGGTTGGTGATGACGAAGAGGCTGAGGAGCTGGCGGCAGGGCTCGCCCTCGGGCCACCCCGCCGGGTACACGTAGGGCGTCAGGAGGTGCCGGTCAGCGGCTTCCAGGACCAGATCCATGGtggctcctgcaggaaaaaGAGTTGGTGCGACTGCTCAAATACGTCCCTCTCTGGGGCCATAGGGGCACGGGAAATCGGGTGCCCGCCAGGTTGTGGGCAGGGGGGTGGCAGGGTGGGGATGTCGTCCATCCCTCTGGATCACCTTAGACGGGACTGGGAAGCAAGTCTGGGAGATGCAGGTTGTGGGTGTAAAGCCAGAAGACGCAGAAGTGGGAGGCTCGCCTAATtatgggctctgctgctgtgggagggggCATTTATGACAGGGGGCAGCAGGATGTGGGTGGCAGCGGGACGGGTGACAGCGGGATGCGGGTCTGGGGAGCAAAACCCCTTTTGGGGCAGCACATGGGGCTCCGTTCCGTGCCCCGCGGGGCGATTCCCGCAGCGCTCCTCGGGGGCCCCCGGGCAGGGTGGGTGGCcgagggtggggaggggtcaCTGTGTTTGGGAGCCGCAGGTGGCACGGCCAGCGGCGGGGAAGCAACCGAGGGGTGCTGGAAAGGGGGACGGTGACGCTCGCGGCGAGCGCAGCGGCCAGCGGGGGCCCTGCCGGCGGTGTCCCCCCCCCCGTGACCCCAAATCCCGGTATCCCGTACCCCCGGTACCCCGTACCCCGTTACCTGCCCGAGGGTCccggagcggcgcggggcgggagcggggcggggccgcccggTAGCGCCACGTGACGTCACCGGCGGAGGCGCTCGCGCGACCTCGGACGGTGACGTCAGTGAAAAGGGGGCGTGGCGGAGGCGTGGCCTGGAGGAATCGGGGGAGTGGGCGTGGCCTGGGGCGTGGCCGGGAGCGGGACATGCGGAGCTCCGGTGCCCCCCCGGTGACCCCCTGGTCCCTCCCCCGGTGCCTCCCCCGGTGCCTCCCCGGTGCCTTCCCCGGTGCCTTCCCCGGTGCCTTCCTCGGTCCCTCCCCCGGTGCCTTCCCCGGTGCCTTCCCCGGTCCCTCCCCCGGTCCCTCCCCGGTGCCTCCCCCGGTCCCTCCCCGGTGCCTCCCCCGGTGCCTCCCCCGGTCCCTCCCCGGTGCCTCCCCCGGTGCCTCCTCCGGTGCCTTCCCCGGTGCCCCCCCGGTGCCTCCTCCGGTGCCTCCCCGGTGCCTCCCCCGTCCCTCCCCCGTCCCTCCCCGGTGCCTCCCCCGGTGCCTCCCCCGTCCGTCCCCGGTCCCTCCCCCGGTCCCTCCCCCGGTCCCTCCCCGGTGCCTCCCCCGGTGCCTCCCCCGGTCCCTCCCCGGTGCCTCCCCGGTGCCTCCGAGCGCTGCCGGAGGGGGAATTGTGGCCGCTCCGGCCCCTTGCCTGCTGTCCCCTCGGTCGGGATGGCGGGGGCACATCCCTGGTGGCAGtctgggttgggagggaccttaaggaCCGTCCGTTTTCACGCTGGACACGGGcggggacaccttccgctatcccggggtgctccaacctggccttggatgctcccagggatggggcagccacagctgctctgggcaccctgtgcctcCCCACGCTCGCAGACAGTTTGTAACCCTTTTTCCtaaaattactgcttttttttcccccatttccccccagttttctctgcagcagcttttaCTCAGTCTCCAGACCCACCTTCTCTCTCCCGCTCCAGTTTCCCGGAGTTTTCCCCTGAGTTTTCCCCAGGTAATGcatctcttttcctccctcgAGGTCACACCTTTCCACCTCCAGGGCctgggatggggactccagcaGAGAAGCACAGCAAGGCCTGGCCTCAAATCATCTCCTGCTCATCTCTCTACCCAAATTCCTGCCTCCCTGGGAATTTCCTGCCTGCACAGCGCTGGGAAAGCTGGGACAAGGTCTGTACCAAGTCTCCTTGTGGAATTCTACTCTAAAAAtctgggagggagggatggagtgATTCACCAAACTGTATTCCTGACATTGCCTCAGCTACTAAAATCATGGGAT is part of the Corvus hawaiiensis isolate bCorHaw1 chromosome 25, bCorHaw1.pri.cur, whole genome shotgun sequence genome and harbors:
- the SC5D gene encoding lathosterol oxidase: MDLVLEAADRHLLTPYVYPAGWPEGEPCRQLLSLFVITNLGALALYLLFGTLSYYFIFDHELKKHPQFLENQVSREIAYALRSLPWISVPTVALFFAEVRGYSKLYDNIEDSPYGWSGVFLSMLSFLFFTDMGIYWIHRGLHHKLFYKRFHKPHHLWKIATPFASHAFHPVDGFMQSLPYHVYPFLFPLHKVTYLGLYIFVNVWTISIHDGDYRVPRLLRHVINGSAHHTDHHLYFDYNYGQYFTLWDKIGGSYKSPTSFEGKGPHDYLRKLREKDSGASNGVAASKKDQGASNGVAASKTE